TCACGGCCACGTTCTCCGAATGGCTCGAGCCCATGGAGGCCGAAGGGGGGGAGGAGGCGCGGCAGGAGGCGGCGCGGATCCGAATCCTTCTCGGCGCCACGGCGGCCGCCTTCGGCGCGTCCGTGGAGGGTCCGGCGGGGAACACGCTCCTGGCGGTCTGGGGCCTCGACGGGGTCCTTCCCGAGGGGGCTCCCGCAAACGCCGTCCGGGCGGCGCTGGCCCTCGCGGGAAAGGCGAGGGCCGCCTCGGGGGAAGATCCGCCCCCGCTCCAGGTGGGAATCGCCGCGGGTCCCGCCCTCTTGTCCGTTCGGGAGGAATCCAGCCGCACAACGGCCTCGGGCCCCGTCCTGTCACTCTCCTCGCGCCTGGCGGGCGCCGCCCCTCCCGGGAGCGTCCTCCTCTCCCCCGATGCCCTGCGGCTGGTGCGAGGGACCTTCGACCTCGCGGAAGGCCCCGCTCTCCAAATCCGGGGCAGGCCCGCTCCGTTGGCCACCTACAGGGTATTGGGCGAGAAGCCCACCCATCTGCGCCTTCCCTCGCCCACCTTCGAGGGCCTGGCGACCCGTACGGTAGGTCGGGAACGGGAGGGGGCCGCCCTTCGGGAGGCCTTCGAGGCGGTGGTCGCCGGGAAGGGCCCTCGGGTCGTGGCTCTCCTCGGCGAGGCGGGGATCGGCAAGTCGAGGCTGCTCGCCGACCTTCTCCACCACGTGGACCTCCGCTCCGAGCCCGCCTGGTTCTTCCTTGGGCGCGCCCAGCCCGAGGGGGCCCGGAAGCCGCTGGCCCTCTTCACGGACCTGCTGTCGAACCGCTTCGGCTCCTCTGTGGAAGCCCCGACGGATTCCTGGCGGGAACGGGTGCGGAAGGGCCTGGGCCCCTTCTTCCCCGAGACGGGCGGGGTGCCCGACGAAGAAACGGTGGAGAGCCTGGCTGGGCTTGAGGGAGCCCCGGATTCGGACGTGGCGCCCTCCGAGTGGGGCCGGCGCGCCGTCGAGGGGCTCACGCGGTTTTTCTCAAGGGCCTGCCGGATCCACCCCGTCCTTCTGGCCCTGGAGGACTTCCACGGCTGCGACGCGCTGTCCCTGGAGGTTCTCCGCCTCCTTCTGACGCGGGAGGAGCCCACCCCTGTGCTGGCCGTCTGTCTGGCGCGGCCCTCCCTCTACGCCCGCTTTCCGGCCTGGTCCGAGGGGCTCCCCGGCTTCTCCCAGTGGGTGTTGGGGCCCCTCGGCGAGGCGGAGGCGAGGGCCCTAGTCAAGGACCTGCTCCAGCGCGTCCGGGAGCTTCCGACCCCTCTTGCCGAGGGCCTCGTCCGGCGCGCGGAGGGGAATCCTCTCTTCTTGGAGGAGCTGGTGCGGACCCTCCTGGAGGAGGGAACCATCGTGCGTGAAGAGTCGGAATGGAAGGTGGATCCCTCCCGCCTGGCCGGCGGGACCCTCCCCACGAGCCTCCTGGGCCTTCTCAAGGCGCGGCTCGATCCCCTCTCTCCCGGCGAGCGCGTGGCCCTCCAGAGGGCCGCGGCGGTGGGCCGGGTCTTCTGGAACGGTGCCCTGGATCGCCTCGCCCGGGCCGACGGTCTCTCGCCCGACTTGGGCCGAGCCCTCCGGTCGCTCGAAGTCCGGGGCCTGATTCACCCCCATCCGGCGTCCAGCCTCCCCGGTTCGGAGGAGTTCTCCTTCGCGAGCCCGCTCTGCCGCGAGGCGGTGCTGGACACGGTGCCCCGCCGCCAGCTCCGGGCCTACCACTCGGAGGCGGCGGACTGGCTGGCCGAAAGACCGCGCCTTGGCGATCCGGAATTCGAATGGCGCCTCGCGGAACACCTGGAGCAAGGGGAGCGCGGTTCGGAGGCGGCCGCCCACTACCTTCGGGCGGGGGAGCGGCTCCTGGCGGTGGGATCGGTGGCCGAAGCGCGCTCGGT
The genomic region above belongs to Acidobacteriota bacterium and contains:
- a CDS encoding protein kinase is translated as MIGTRLGTYEIVEEVGRGGMATVYRAYHRAMDRWVAVKVLHGAFTQEEEARVRFGREARLMARLEHPHLLPIFDFDPDHEPPYLVTRLLEGGSLRDALRLGPLPPQEAAFLLDQVASALDFAHRKGVLHRDIKPSNILLDLDGNAYLTDFGLARRGAAGDRGGGLTLPGAILGTPTYMAPEQAMGAGGMDFRADVYALGAVLYEMLTGSPPFPGDSAIAVAVAHMNAPVPSAHQAAPQLPEAVDGVLGRALAKSPRDRFLSAVDLSRAAEAVLGHLSNRAPVVLSRAAKQYGRSRGGGASDGRRTTPTPGAAQEGAERARPRPGSSEQVGLVVALTATFSEWLEPMEAEGGEEARQEAARIRILLGATAAAFGASVEGPAGNTLLAVWGLDGVLPEGAPANAVRAALALAGKARAASGEDPPPLQVGIAAGPALLSVREESSRTTASGPVLSLSSRLAGAAPPGSVLLSPDALRLVRGTFDLAEGPALQIRGRPAPLATYRVLGEKPTHLRLPSPTFEGLATRTVGREREGAALREAFEAVVAGKGPRVVALLGEAGIGKSRLLADLLHHVDLRSEPAWFFLGRAQPEGARKPLALFTDLLSNRFGSSVEAPTDSWRERVRKGLGPFFPETGGVPDEETVESLAGLEGAPDSDVAPSEWGRRAVEGLTRFFSRACRIHPVLLALEDFHGCDALSLEVLRLLLTREEPTPVLAVCLARPSLYARFPAWSEGLPGFSQWVLGPLGEAEARALVKDLLQRVRELPTPLAEGLVRRAEGNPLFLEELVRTLLEEGTIVREESEWKVDPSRLAGGTLPTSLLGLLKARLDPLSPGERVALQRAAAVGRVFWNGALDRLARADGLSPDLGRALRSLEVRGLIHPHPASSLPGSEEFSFASPLCREAVLDTVPRRQLRAYHSEAADWLAERPRLGDPEFEWRLAEHLEQGERGSEAAAHYLRAGERLLAVGSVAEARSVLQRAVRLSAENSLTAAARLRLAEAILSAGDPAGVWPPLDAVLSWARETGEKDVEAEALLLAARADLEAGGGSARERLEACLEAAGPRKRSLQARALLVLGRVALSEGGVEEAGTHLQLGLDLAGEVGEESLARDCLLALGETALAAGNPEAAATRFEDCRQSALRAVDRERLAAALCGLGESALAGAGVGPPRPYFEEADSLAVALGNEGLRRRAARGLDRTGPEP